The sequence ACGACAGCGACATACAgctcaagaaaattctaattCTCCAGGAAACCATGCACCGCAAGGTCATGCTTCCACACAGGATGGATACAGCAACAGTCGTATGCAACCAAATCAATTTGATGCTGTGCAACGAAAGAGAGAGCTGAAATTTGTGAATTCACAGGGCAATGGGAAGGTACttacaataatattttttttcttcactcTCGCTCCAATGGATGTGTAGAAACAATTTATGACAATAAACTTGATACAATTGGTTGATAAATATTTGACTTTATATGATAAGGTAATATTTGTTCAGTATTCTCTTGATGCATGCAGACATCATGTACTGCAATTGTTTATATACAATGAATTTACATGATTTTagtaaattaatcattttgtaGGAGTACCCAGATTTGCTTGAGGAAAACAGATCATTGGCAGCAGCACAGGCTAGACTTGAGTCTGAAATTAAACAACTCAAGGCACAACTTGACAATGAATGTGAGAATGCAACAATCATGAAGCGGAAGTTAGGAGGTGTCATCTTGTGATTATGCGTTTGCTCCTTTGAATTGATAAAATAGTTTGTGGGCATAATTCCTTCATTATTTAATCTCATtactgatatttttttttactcaGAGGAGCATCAGCTGAATGAATCTTCTTGGAGGGAACTCCACGATTTGAAGATGGACAAGGAGAAGGTAAGTTATACTCTGAACTTCCAGTAAGAATTTTGAGCATTAtatgtattttctttttatccttTGACAGCATCTTGGTTTTAGTCTATCCATCATTACTTAAAAGTTGTCCACAATTCATTATGTCCTCTGTGTTCACTGCTCAGACTCAACATGCTTCCGAGCTAATTGGTTGACTAGGATTTCTGATACATGTTAATGACAACTTTATTATTCCTCTGTCAACTTAGTGCTGAGTTTCTTGGTCTCCTTTGTGTGAAAGTGCCATTAAAATCAACTTTGATTGCTCTGTGGTAACTTAGCTTTGTCTATGATTAATTACCGTGTCATTGAGATGGAAAAAATTGTGTTTCAAGGTTCCTAGAATATGTAAGGGTTAGTGGTCTAAATGAAGCCAGACTTGAACTTCATCAGCACGTGCTTTAGAAGACTTTTAAAGCGGAGAGGTTAATTATTGAGGTACAGAAGTGGACTGTTTTAGCATTGCATGTTGGCTTAAGGGACAATTTCCTGCTCCTGGAGGCTGGTTTGATCTTTTGAGGaagcttgatatatattttaatgGTCGAGAACATCACAAATTGTAGTTCTACTAAGTGTGAACTCTCTTATAGGTTGGTTAGCatgcatattatttttttttggcgaGGAACACTTTCCCCTTCTCggacaaattaatttttttggatcCTTTTCCCTTTTTATTTGAACCATGTGCTTTCACCATCCCAAGTTCAAGTAAGAAAAGTGgatgtttttttttcaatttccaATATATATTTCTCAAGGTTACTTCTGTATTAAATATAAGAATGACAAATATATGCAGCTTCTTTCTCTTGATGTTATGTATCCCTTGTGCCCTTTGAACTTGTTTAGTTATGGGGTTGTCTTATATGTGCTTCATTTCCATTTTGCCATCCTTtctcatttcttttttctttttttgcttccTAGTTCTCTTTGTTGCTTAATTTCCAGATCTTGGAAGCACTCTATGATATATAAGTGAGAAACATGTCATATAAAATGCACATGAGGAAGTGAGGTGGATTTATTTTAGTGAAGTGAAAACACAAACATAGAGAGAGAACCATTAAAGCAGCATCCTGATAACATCTAATGATGTGGGGAAATATGTTTCTTTGTAACAATGTCTAATTGTTCTCTATTTCCTTGCCCATAAAATGACGTGTTCCTTGTGTTGGACCCAAGAGCAATCCTTGACCTTAAAAGCAAGGCACATTCCATCTATAGGATCAATTTTGATGGCCTTATCAATGTCCATCaaagttttgaaatttttaatacTGTTTCTCAACCAGCTGTCAACCTGTTGTGAGTTGATTTCAGATTCTTACCAAAGCAACTTTTGGGCAAGAGAGGCGCTTGCCTTAAAACATAGAGTACTGGTTAAAGAAGGTAGACTATATTTTTGTCACAATTGAGGGAAAACTGGATGCTGATGTCAGGTTTGCTAATGACTGTATCAAGTCTAGACTATATAACTGGAGAAGGTGATACAATTTTGTGCGCAGGTGCTACACAGCTTACCTGCTTGCAGATTCTGCCTTAGAATTTTGCCATTCACTTTTAGTTTTCTTCTGTCAATCTGTTGATGTAATATACCTTGTATGCTCTGTTGCATCTTAATTCCTTTTTAATCTAATGACGGCTGAACTCTTATGCTTCTGAAACTCTTTTCTTCAGATCATTTCAATTTCTTTTCTCAATAATATCAATTCTTTTTTAACTTTAGCTTTGTTAACTTGCTAATGAATGTTTATACAATTATAAAATCTTGGCATTATTTGGTGTGCATCAGATTGTGCAGCTGATGCTCTTACATTATATTGTTGCATGCATATGTTGCATCATCAATTAGCTTCATCAATCTTAAATGCAGTAATTTTTGGTATGTGCAATGCATGTGAAATACAATCTGTTATTGATGCTACTTTCTTGTCTCTCACTCTCTATCACATTAAAAGTTCTGAAATATATTGAGACCAAAATCCACTAATTTTTGGCATGTGCAATGCATGTGAAATACATCTGTTAAATGCAGTATCCTTTTCATTGATGCTTCTTTCTTGCATCTCACTCTCTATTACATTTTTGAGAGACATTGGCTGAACGTGGGTGCATCAATGAAGAAAAGTTTTTACTAATCAAAGCTTTTAAGCACATGGGATTAAGGACCATGAGTGGTTGGATGATTCACCCCTATGTGCAAACTTCTTTAATGTACCCCGTGTATATTATAATCATTCCCTAACAGTGATGGGCATAAAGATACCATTATAAAAGAATTACCAGCTATATTGTGTGTTTTCTGAGTATTTCTATGTACATCTTATGCTTTTATGATGCCAGATCTAATAGCACATATGCCCAATTTTCTAGTATCTTTTTTCTGGaatgtaatgtttttcttactctctctctctctctctctctctcttctatgaaatgaatgtttttgtatttaACTGGCAGACCTCAATTGTGATGAAAGAGTTGCAAAAGGAATTGAATGAGAAGATATCAGAACTAAGTCGACTGCAAGCAGAGTTAAGCAGAAGGGACATCAAAGAAGAGTCAAATGAATCTCTGGGGAGTTTGAAAAATGCAATCAGGACTTTAGAGAAGGAAAACGCAAAATTGAAGGTTGATACAGATAAACTTCTTTAGTGAAACATGCTTCAGGTCATATGGTTGTGCTTTTATAGTCTTTATTTACTAGTGCTCTTGGATCAGTTTTTCATTTTTCAAAGACCTAACTGATTGCAATGATCAGAATACCTTTTACTGAATGCATGAGTACTTTCAAATTTATTCTTTCTTACGGATATCTTTTTGCAGGTAGAGAAGAATGAACTTGAAGCAAATCTGCAACTTTGCATGAAGAGTGCATCTGAAAAGAATGATGCTGATGATCTGGACTCTCAGAATAGGAAGTCAAGTAACTCACATGAGGTAGTCCTTATCTCTCCTTCTTGGTATTAATGAGCAGGCActagttcatgcatggtttCAGACCATGTCACATGTTAGAATATCTCTGTAAAAACCATCATTCTTCCCTACTTGCTTAGCCAGcttcttttttctgattttcttggcTGTACTCATTTACGTTTGGTGTGAGGAGCCGGTgtaccaaaacaaaaaaaagatcattCTTGTCCCAACTTTTTGCAGCTAATGTAAAGGCATGACAACAATCTGGTGGGGTTGACCATGTCAATTCTGCTTTGTCATTCATTGCTACCTGAGCATATTGCATATCACAAAGTAGAAGTCTGATATTTTGTGTTTTTCATAGTGATGATGCAAAGGAAGGGGATATTCAGGACTAATCTGTGTTTACTTGTAATGTTGAAGGTGACAGAAGAGATGACTCTGTCAATAAGGAAGTTGGAGGGAACATTAAAAGACACCTGCAAAGAACGAGACAAAGCATTGCAAGAATTGGCCCGACTCAAACAGCACATATTAGAGAAGGTAATAGTTTCCCATTTCTTTATAAGACGTTGAACTCTTCTAATTATAGGTCTACATCTATAGCAGACTATCTGGTCACTAATGACTGTTAAGACCACTGTCAAAAACTCTCAAACAGTTTGCATCACCATGTTTTTTCAATTATTTCATCATATCTCTGTACAAATATTTGAAAGTGCGTACTGGGAATTTGGTAATTCCTATTTCTCAGATCGACTGCCCATGGGCATTTGGAATAAAGAGGAAATATGATTGTGTCAGCGAGTATTAATCTATCGAGTTCTCTAGAATATTTCAGATAAATGCCCCTTCAAAAAGTGTACATATTAACTTATCTAAACtttatctatatatttttttagaaaaaaagtaTATTCTGCATTGTGGAATCTGGACCATTTTATTGAATGCCAGAATAAACTGTTACGATCCAGATTCTCTAAGTCTGAAAAGTTATTTGATAATAGTGATGATATTGTAGTCTTGAGTTGCACCGCATCAcatcaaattatttttcttttttccatcaTGTAGAAACATGTTAGAAAGAAATGTTAAGACATGTGATGGTCATTCTGCTAGCTGAATTCTTGACTCATTTTGTGGTATATGTTAGATGATTTACTCTTCTAATAGATGACAAAGGATTTATAACACCAAGTGCCCAAGGTTTTTCCACACGGTTTTCTTTGGAATTTACAATTTTAGTTTTTATTGTTTTGTGCACTCATCTATCTTATGTCTGATACCAGTTTGAAGCTTCTACCTAttcaaattgaattttgatgggTCTTGGCATTGTTAGTTTAAAACTGCCTAAGGTGGTGCCCTGTGGAATATGGTTGGATTAAGAAAACTCATTGTACTATCGTATTTTCCAGGAACTTGAAGATTCAGATAAGATGGATGAGGACAGCAAAATCATTGAGGAGCTTCGTGCAAATTGTGAATATCAAAGAGCTCACATATTGCAGTTGGAGAAGGCTTTAAAGCAGGAAATATCAAAGAAAGAGGAAATCAAAAAGATCAAAAGTGATGAACTTCTCAAGTCAAATGAAATAATTAATGATCTGAAGCAAAAACTTGCAAATTGTATGAGCACAGTTGAATCAAAAGATCTTGAACTGCTGAATCTTCAGACTGCCCTTGGCCAATACTATGCTGAAAGTGAAGCAAGGGTAAGTGTTACATATTTCTATGCCATGCTTCTCACAGGTTTCAGGTTTGTTTTTTTACACACGTTGAACATTGTAATGTAATTTCTGTCAATAAAAAACCAATCAATTAGAGGGACCTAGTTTATTGATGTTTGGTTTTGTCTGGATGCCCATTAATAGGAACGATTAGGAAGAGATTTGGCTATGGAAAGAGAAGAGTCAACTAAACTTTCTGAATCTTTAAAGGTAACCCTCCTTCCATATGTTCTAGACAACTCGTTGGTTAATTTCTAACTCATATTTCTTTATCTCgttacaaaagaaaggacaatcTGTTCTTATAGATCTATATGTATTACATTCCTCGGATGAGTTATGATTACATTTTCAATTATAGCTTGTAATTAAGTGCTTCAGTATGTTTTGAATCTCTACATGTACCGTAATAACCAAATTTGCAGTTGGAATGCACCCCCGAGTTTATAGTTACATGCACATATATATCATTTTCCATTTTACCTTTATACGAAGagttgctttttctttttcatttctaaGATTTATATGGTATAGCTCGAACTTTGGTTCAAACCTTTCCGGGATAAGTTCTCAAGAACTGTTATTATAACAATTTTTATATAAGTTAGTGTGATGTCTAGGTAAATTGCCGCTCTGAGATTCAAAGCTGTGATACAGATTTAATATGAGATCTTGTATTGATGCTATCCTATTATCTTGACCAAGGTATGCCGAATCGGTACCGGTCGCCTATCGGACCGGTTCGGTATCGGTTAGGTATCGGTCGAACCGATAACAACGCGTGTGGCGCGTTGTGGACGATGCCACAGGCTATGGCATTTAAATGCCACAGAGCGCCCGAAGgcataccggtgcgaaccggtccaACTCGTACCGGGTACGTCCTCCGTACCGTTTTCCACCGCCGTATCGGACTGATCCGGTAcaggtacgggccggttcagcataccatgatcTTGACATATGCATAAAATGGACTTAAGAACGTGCTATATCCATTGACTTTGGTTGGCTACTTGATTCCTACTTAGCTAATGACTCATCAAATCACAATAAACAATGACTTGGAATTTGGAAAGCATCtccaattttcttttcattactTCTTTCCAAGATTTCATTTGTTTACCAAATGGAACCTCAAAGGTTGCATCCTCTTTGCATAACTAATACAAATATTTATCTTGTTGATCTCTTATCATGTGAGTGATTCATAAGCATCTATTTCATGAAATGATGTTTCAAGGTACCTAATATAGATAGAACATGTCAGTAATGATATTACTTGTGCATCTTTCATTttttaactttcattatatcttTCGGAGGTCTTGACCCTTGACCATCATAGCCATGGATGTATGTGTTGACTGCATGAACATGGTGATAGTttcaattgattttgaaaatctaaatataatATGCGAACAAACACTTGTAGTTACATGCATGTGATACCAAGCATATCCATTTATAAGTATGCAATCCAATAATATCAGATTTTGTCTTAATTTGTTTAAGGCATGATGAGAAAATAATGCTAAAAGTAATTTTTGTTCATTCCTTATATGGGTTAAGTCTCTTCTAGGGAAACTTTACCATGCTAGCATAGGGTTGACTAGAGCCAATGGTACATCTTAGGGCCCAGGCATTCTTGTGGATAGCTATTAAGTAGGATTTTAACTGTTGATCAACTCGCCAAGTGCGAGATCTGTATTGACAGACGGTGCAAGTGTTCCAAAGTGACTGAGACCATGGACACTTGCTAGCTGACAGCGTTACTGAATTTGTCTTGCTTATTTTGCTGGCATCTACAAGATTTGCATTTTTGCAGTTGGGGGAGACTGTTGGCTCCTGGCCTAGGTcctcaaaaatcaaaaattcaaaagttgATGACATATGATCACTCATGGATAGGAGCCTTGGCCTCATTGGTGTTTGCTGGATCATTGACTTTGAATTGTTACTTTCTCAAAGGAGGTTCCGGGAGATGactattttgttctttcttttttgttcccaatttttcttcttccctgagCAGCTTTTTGAGGTTACTTCATGTTAGGTTTGGAGAACAGTAGAGGGACTTACTGGACTGTCTCTTGGCTGGTGCGTCAGTGGCATATCTCTGTGTATTCTGGTTCAGTCATTAGAGCTGACTCATGCCTACCCTGGAGCTAGCTTTATGATGATGGGGCATTTCATTGTCACTTAAAAATATAATCCATTGTATGAAAGCTTAGTTTGTGTATCTTTCAAAGACAAATTTGTCATCCATGAATATGCAATCCTTATGTTCCACCTTTTTAATCTGAGCACCCAATATGTAAAGTTCAGCTATTTTTTAAGTAGCATGAACAATGGTACATGGTCTTTAAGCCCTTGATTAGGCAAAGCTTTGATCTTGTTACTTTTACATTGCAGACTGTCATCTTCAAAAGCTTCATGTTATTGTCCTTGTCAGAATTCTTTAAATGATTTTCTTGTTATTCATACACTAATATTATCACTGTaatatcattttcttttccATCTTCTAGGTTGCACACCAAGGGCTGGAAATGTCAAatagagagaaggaagagatggCTGCTAAACTTATGCAAGCTGAGAGGATGTTATCAGAGTCCAAGCACTCCATACAGAAGCTTGAGGAGGAGAATTCAAAATTACGCCGGGCACTTGAGCAGAGTATGACAAGACTAAATAGGATGTCACTTGATTCAGATAATTATGTCGACAGGTTACTTCTTTGGCCTTGTTTTCAAGTCATTTGCATAAAGCCATTTTTTGTGAACACCCTTGGATTATGTTGGTTGAAATTATTGGTCTTCATTAGATGGGTCTAGCTTCACAGTTTTATTCACTGACAAAGTTATGTGCAATTTTGAGTTCTTAATCCCCAACGCTACTGAAAATGGATTGATCCATCATGTTGTAGTGGAAGAGTGTGCAGACAGGAGCTTGCATGTTGGTCTTTAGTAGAAAAGAGGGATCAAGTTTGATATAAAGTGGAAAGGGGTTTGTAAGGGTATGGAAGAGAGCTTGcacaaaacaaataaaataagggCATAAAAGGAAATAACAGGATTGGGAAGGTAACCCATATTTTCGCACTATAGTAGACACTAGTGTCTGGACCAAGCATTACCTTTTACCATTCTGCCCTAGGTGAATGTTGAGATCCTTGTCATCAAAATGGGGATAAATTGCAATATCAATGGATAGGTTTGGTGTGGAGGACATGCAACATTCATGGCTTTGAGCTCTAATCCAATGAAGAATGAGGTTCGCAATTGATCCTTTGTGCTGGATGATTCTTGTGGTGGTTAGTCAGGATCAGGATTGGGGTCTTTTGGTTATTCTTCTCT comes from Phoenix dactylifera cultivar Barhee BC4 unplaced genomic scaffold, palm_55x_up_171113_PBpolish2nd_filt_p 000121F, whole genome shotgun sequence and encodes:
- the LOC103722239 gene encoding golgin candidate 3 isoform X3, which encodes MRNSITTYRESLSRIASEVLDDEEELENPQTRGAVGEDSPASGRRFSRRRSSRFRSPTGSPVANGTDSGSQDEIAKYKADIQKLQASEAEIKALSFNYAAMLKEKESTADQSPIRRQRHTAQENSNSPGNHAPQGHASTQDGYSNSRMQPNQFDAVQRKRELKFVNSQGNGKEYPDLLEENRSLAAAQARLESEIKQLKAQLDNECENATIMKRKLGEEHQLNESSWRELHDLKMDKEKTSIVMKELQKELNEKISELSRLQAELSRRDIKEESNESLGSLKNAIRTLEKENAKLKVEKNELEANLQLCMKSASEKNDADDLDSQNRKSSNSHEVTEEMTLSIRKLEGTLKDTCKERDKALQELARLKQHILEKELEDSDKMDEDSKIIEELRANCEYQRAHILQLEKALKQEISKKEEIKKIKSDELLKSNEIINDLKQKLANCMSTVESKDLELLNLQTALGQYYAESEARERLGRDLAMEREESTKLSESLKVAHQGLEMSNREKEEMAAKLMQAERMLSESKHSIQKLEEENSKLRRALEQSMTRLNRMSLDSDNYVDRRIVIKLLVTYFQRNHSKEVLDLMVRMLGFSEEEKQRIGFAQHSAGKGVVRGVLGLPGRLVGGILGGSSPETSSHASSENQSFADMWVDYLLKESEERGRRESSEAAGVSASAQERSTSSTRMQSAPEKSTSGASSFPTVQISRPPSKQNQHFKPLDAEFATVPLTSSVHPSDSSFSRLPQRY
- the LOC103722239 gene encoding golgin candidate 4 isoform X1; this translates as MRNSITTYRESLSRIASEVLDDEEELENPQTRGAVGEDSPASGRRFSRRRSSRFRSPTGSPVANGTDSGSQDEIAKYKADIQKLQASEAEIKALSFNYAAMLKEKEEQLSKLCEENGSLRKSLEAKNALGHTSKDESLKTLSNSSDAFKSTADQSPIRRQRHTAQENSNSPGNHAPQGHASTQDGYSNSRMQPNQFDAVQRKRELKFVNSQGNGKEYPDLLEENRSLAAAQARLESEIKQLKAQLDNECENATIMKRKLGEEHQLNESSWRELHDLKMDKEKTSIVMKELQKELNEKISELSRLQAELSRRDIKEESNESLGSLKNAIRTLEKENAKLKVEKNELEANLQLCMKSASEKNDADDLDSQNRKSSNSHEVTEEMTLSIRKLEGTLKDTCKERDKALQELARLKQHILEKELEDSDKMDEDSKIIEELRANCEYQRAHILQLEKALKQEISKKEEIKKIKSDELLKSNEIINDLKQKLANCMSTVESKDLELLNLQTALGQYYAESEARERLGRDLAMEREESTKLSESLKVAHQGLEMSNREKEEMAAKLMQAERMLSESKHSIQKLEEENSKLRRALEQSMTRLNRMSLDSDNYVDRRIVIKLLVTYFQRNHSKEVLDLMVRMLGFSEEEKQRIGFAQHSAGKGVVRGVLGLPGRLVGGILGGSSPETSSHASSENQSFADMWVDYLLKESEERGRRESSEAAGVSASAQERSTSSTRMQSAPEKSTSGASSFPTVQISRPPSKQNQHFKPLDAEFATVPLTSSVHPSDSSFSRLPQRY
- the LOC103722239 gene encoding golgin candidate 4 isoform X2; this translates as MRNSITTYRESLSRIASEVLDDEEELENPQTRGAVGEDSPASGRRFSRRRSSRFRSPTGSPVANGTDSGSQDEEQLSKLCEENGSLRKSLEAKNALGHTSKDESLKTLSNSSDAFKSTADQSPIRRQRHTAQENSNSPGNHAPQGHASTQDGYSNSRMQPNQFDAVQRKRELKFVNSQGNGKEYPDLLEENRSLAAAQARLESEIKQLKAQLDNECENATIMKRKLGEEHQLNESSWRELHDLKMDKEKTSIVMKELQKELNEKISELSRLQAELSRRDIKEESNESLGSLKNAIRTLEKENAKLKVEKNELEANLQLCMKSASEKNDADDLDSQNRKSSNSHEVTEEMTLSIRKLEGTLKDTCKERDKALQELARLKQHILEKELEDSDKMDEDSKIIEELRANCEYQRAHILQLEKALKQEISKKEEIKKIKSDELLKSNEIINDLKQKLANCMSTVESKDLELLNLQTALGQYYAESEARERLGRDLAMEREESTKLSESLKVAHQGLEMSNREKEEMAAKLMQAERMLSESKHSIQKLEEENSKLRRALEQSMTRLNRMSLDSDNYVDRRIVIKLLVTYFQRNHSKEVLDLMVRMLGFSEEEKQRIGFAQHSAGKGVVRGVLGLPGRLVGGILGGSSPETSSHASSENQSFADMWVDYLLKESEERGRRESSEAAGVSASAQERSTSSTRMQSAPEKSTSGASSFPTVQISRPPSKQNQHFKPLDAEFATVPLTSSVHPSDSSFSRLPQRY